The following nucleotide sequence is from Leptodactylus fuscus isolate aLepFus1 chromosome 10, aLepFus1.hap2, whole genome shotgun sequence.
CTGACCTGTAAGGTTTGGGATTTTTGAGACCTAAATTTAGCAGCTTTGTTGTACAAGAAAccctggtgtgtatatatatcttaGTGGTGCCTTGGTAATaaaggaagtagctaacttctgcTCCTGCTGTGGTTTTATTCATGACCACacagtctgtgacatcactgcgtgacCAGTACGACTTCAGATGTTTGAGAGCCTAATGTAGCGGTTTTATTGTACAAGGTTCGTGATTGTGATGCCATGGTAATAAAGGAAGTAGCTAGCTTCTCCTCCTTTTAGGTTTTTGCTGGAACTGGTATTGTTTGTGACGGAACATGATGTAGGAATTGTAAGAACCTAATGTAGCAGATTTGTGTCCAatgtggagaacccctttaagttaacaaGTGGATGTCACAGCCCAAATAGCAACGTTGGATTAGTAATTGCTCTGTACTGTGTAATTGTATATATTATAGGAATGACTATACAGCATATTGCACATAGCAGGACTGTATGATTGTATACATAGCTATATAATACATAGGATTTTTGATGGATATCATAGGTTACTGTTGGGATTTCAGGGcgatgaggaggaggatgatgtctACATGTGGCATGTAACACTAATTTCCATTAGAGTGACCGGtttgtgtgtaatatacattCATCCCATATCTGTAACATCCAGCCATTCATCCAGTGACCTCTCATCCTCGATGCACCCAGCGCAGTAAACAATTACCTATAATTGGTTTATTAGGGACCTGGCCGGGTTTACATCACTATAATCCCTGTCAGATCCTGCAGGTAATCCCCGATTGTTCTCAGGGGCTGCGGATTACTCGGCTTCATTCACCCAGCTATAAATACCTTGTTTTACCGAGTGACCTTTAAGCGGCCGGCAACTCCCGAGCATCTTACGTAGCGTCCTATGGCTTAGTCGGTGCGATGAGCCGAAAATGTCACAGATTTCTATCTATAACTTAGATTATTAGTGGTTGTGTAAAAATAGAAATATTAgcgttaaaaaataaattttaatttttttgatcaGGTCGTAATGAGCCTTTGAAGAAGGAGCGTCCAAGATGGAAGAGCGACTACCCAATGACGGACGGCCAGCTGCGCAGTAAGCGGGATGAGTTCTGGGACACCGCACCAGCATTTGAAGGACGTAAAGAAATCTGGGACGCACTGAAAGCTGCAGCCTATGCCGTGGAAAACAACGAGCATGAACTGGCGCAGGCCATTGTAGACGGAGCGAGTATTACATTACCTCATGGTAAGGATAATATAGATCTTATAGTGGCCATGTGCCTGGTGTGGACAACTGGGTAGAGGAGTTTTCATTGTGGTCTCCAGGTTGGTTTGGTATACTcatgtatacatttttatttatctaATTTTGCATGTACAGAAGTATTCAGTTTTTCTTGTTTTCTGTACAACCCTTTAAATTCCATTTTATGACCTAATATGATTGTCATGTTGTTTCTCAATCCCGAACCACTCCACCCATTTGTGCTATTTGTCATGTAGCTGAGGTTTATCAGTGTTTGTAGAGCAGCTATGGCTTAAATCTCATTAACCCTGAGACTAAGAACctgctgcgtcttatagtcccacCACAGAAGCCACGCAACACACTATAGGTAGGGTGCAGCCCATCCGGAGACACCCACCACCTTGAGGACCCGGTGACTCTTCACCACCCTCCCTGCCCAGAGATCCGCAAGATTAGAGATGACTTGTAATTACTAGAATGTCTCTGCCGGTATTCCcatgtcagacatttatggcacataCAGCCCCACCTCTGGGATAGGGGGCTTTCAACCACCATCTCAGGGATGGGAACTAAGGCTGTGCACGTGCGGGGTCTCTTCTTATTTAGGAGAGTAAGTCGTTTTGTTATAGCAGGCCCCAGAGGTGGGACCCCCATCTACGTTCCATGTATGTCTTAGCCTATCAATATCTTATAAAGTATGAGATGGGAATGCCCCCTTTAAGCCTCCGGTTAAACTTATTCCAGCTCCGATCGTGTTAATCCAGTTCATTGCCCATTTTGCAGAAAAACACATGAGCGGACTTTTCCAATCTGAAAATAATTGCGGGAATTTCCCAATAAGATTGCCCTAAAACACTTCTGATCAGGGACGTGTATAGTCATGAAAGACTCTATCCTTGTCAGGGTAGAAAGCCCGAATCTGATGACTGCATTAGAAAATGGAGATCCCAACAATTTCTCACGTAAAGGGGCTGCTCAGGACTGTAACGGAATGCTTGTGTGGTGTGTTCTGTATACAGCCAGCCTTGACCATGGAATGTGCCTGTTACGACACTTAGACAAGGGTGGCTGTGGCAAAAAAACCAGGTCCTTATCCAGATCAGATTGTCAATTTCGCCATATATTTTGCATTTTGGCCCCCATCTTTTGAGAAGATCATTATTCAATGAAATCTTTGGTATACACCTTGTAATTCTATGCACCTCCTAGGGGATTTGTTGTCCCCCTCTTCTTTTCAGATTTCTGtaagacagtgatggcgaacctttttgagacggagtgcctaaactgcaacccaaaaccaaataaattatcacggagtgccaacacggcaatttaaccttaaaactctgtgggtccacaattgcggacccacaaattacagtcatgtgactggggctttacagatcttgtactgaaaggtaaaggtctctgcattctgtacttttaaacaattaattttcactatttacatcgcacaggatctgttttatagtttaccgtgcaatgttattacatcctgtactaatttcacgtctgctataaaacaaatactgtgtgatatacatagtgaggggaccccacacagtacaatctgcccctcagtggccccccacacagtacaatctggcccacagtggcccccacacaggattatacctgtatactccacagtagccccctcccacacagcatgaactggtccacagtagccccctcccacacagcatgaactggtccacagtagccccctcccacacagcatgaactggtccacagtagccccctcccacacaacatgaactggtccacagtagccccctcccacacaacatgaaatggtccacagtagccccctcccacagagcatgaaagatccacagtagcagcataaaatggtccacagtagccccctcccacacaacatgaaaggtccacagtagccccctcccatacagcataaaatggtccacagtagccccctacccacacagcatgaaagtctacagtagccccctcctacacaacatgaaatgtccaccgttgcccccctcccctgacagtgcaaacaaacacaatatagttacctgaagagctgccgggtgttctctcttctgttcactgcgcgcgctgatgacttacgtagtacgcgtggcctacactgagctacactgacagctttcagctggatgcgcatttgcacaaccagctgaaggcagcgatcgctcactaacggggaatcctgcatcggattcgccgttagtgagcgatcagggcgacagcacacgtgccagcagagggggctctgcgtgccctctctggcacgcgtgccataggttcgccatcactgctgtaagacaactggctataGCAGGGGAGAATACCTGCTATAGCCAGTGGTCTTCCAAAGATGAGATCTGGAGCTTTTACCATTCTGGAGAACAAGGCTCAAAGAACACTGCTTGTCTGACTTGACCTGACCTGCTGGTAATGTGGCCCAAAGACGCACCATTTTAAAAAGTAAATGCACGCGTGACTTTACGTCTATAAGGGCTTCAATCCACTCCAATGCTGCAGAGCAGAATGGACCTTTTCTATAAGCCTCCATGTCATCGGAATGGATTAGAAGTCCACATAGGCATGAATGTTCTTGGTGGACACTGATGTCACTTGGCGCCATGCTACTGCATTCCACCACAAGCCCTACATCACATTGGAGCATGCTCAGCCATGTGAATGGGGTCTTAGCTTCATAAAGGTTAACCAAACACCAAAATCTATGCAGCGTACCAAAAAATTTCCATTGACTAACCACAGATCAATTGATCTCCTCAGGTTCTCTAACAGAATGTTACGATGAACTCGGAACCCGGTACCAGCTCCCGGTCTACTGCCTGGCTCCCCCCATAAACCTCATCATGGAAAGAAGTGAAGAGGATGGCACAGACACCCCCGAACCAGCCTCTAACAACAGACGAGAATTCCCACTCAAGGTCCGTCTTTCCACTGGAAAGGACGTTAAACTCAACGCCAGCATGACGGACACTATTGGCCATCTGAAGAAGCAACTACATTCCGTGGAGGTCATTGAGCCTTGTCGGCAGCGATGGTTCTTCTCTGGCAAACTTCTTACGGACAGGATGAAACTGCAGGAGACTAAGATCCAGAAAGACTTTGTCATACAAGTTATAGTCAACCAACCAGCGGAGGTCCAGAACTGATGGAAACACCATGAAACCCACAAAATATGATTGTCTAGTGGAATGCCGAGACTTTTTGGAAGGCAATGAAAGGCTGGCTGCTAGGTCCTACTCTCCTTTCTTGTCTTCCCTTTCTCGCTTTTGTGATGGCTTCCTTGAGACCGTTCAGCGAAGAGGGAGAGGTGACCCCCTAacctaaccccccctcccccggtacCAAAATGCTGCACTATGTCTGTTTTGTTGATTGCACACGAGATCCACCTCATACAAGACGATGTTTTTGGCATGCTTGTAACCCTTGACCTAATCTCTCAATTGGCGCAAGACGATGGGGTCGGTATCCTGATGTGTAGTAACTTGGATGGTCAGTAGATCAGCAATACTGCAACAAAGATGATAGGTTACGTTATtgatttttattctaatttttaaggAAACTTTCTGGCGTTtccaacaaaaaaacaacaacaatgtaatgggaaaaaaaaaaatcactggttCCTTCGAGTTGTCCGAGTCTGAAGGTGTTACGGCACCAGGCCTGGGTTGTCATCTAGCAACTCTGGATTTCCTGTTGTTCACTTGTTGGAGAAAGATGGCTGACATGTTCCCATTGGGACtggatttttaaaattttttttaaactttataaaGTGGCGGCGTTGTCcagaattacaaaaaaaaccacatgattttcttccaaaaaaacagcgccacacatgTCCTCAGGTTACGtgttgtattgcagctcaactcagTAAAGCTAAGCTGTGATGGGAAATACAACCTAtggacaagggggggggggacgcggcagccatgttttttcaaATCCTGGTCAACCAGAAACATCTAGCCTGAACAGGATAACCCAGTTTCTGTTTTTCTCTCCCCCACTTCTTATAGCATcttttgcattttttgggggcatatttttttttatacttgtggTTGCCAAGCACCTACTGGGTTTTAAGTTGTACGATGGGACGACCTTGTGACCTCGCCatgtacagcccctttaaataccaCTCCTAACACGAATGTGTAACGCTCATTTACATGAATGTCGGGGCTTGGTCCATATTtaacagggtttttttgttttgttttgttattttaattCATGTTGTCCGCCATCTTGTGTGACCTTTTAAGGTGGAGAATATGCCCGTAGACGAATGTTTCAATGAACATGTTGTGCCTAATTAATAAAAACTGGACTGTTTCTACTTCTATAGTAAGATTTGCTTTTACTTTTTAGGTTTTTCTAGTTGTAGAATGGACTTGTGGACCAACACGTGCATGAAAAATCCTCTGTCTGTTGCAAAAGCAACTAAATTTTTAGGTATGTGCATACAAATCTGCCCTTAGGTGTTATCGGAGTCCCTGTCTTGACTTCCTTTTAGTGACACTGCAGTATACCATAGGAGTCCGGTATAAATGGTGTCAACCACTAGGTGGCGCAGGTGTTACCAATATTTGGAAGTTGCTGACTGTCACCGGCGGCTGGTCGTGGCTTTGTAACTTTTGAGGCGAAGCGTCATCAGTATGCCGGTCAGGTGCAGCCTATATTTCATCCCCCTTGTATCTCCTTTGAATCGCTTGGGTGCACCATTTTCGGAGACAGAGGGGAGCATTGATGGGTGTTTGTTTTCACTTGTGTCCTCTTGCGGCGCAGAAAACAAATCTATCTGCAGTTGTCTGTTGGGGCGATATAAGGCGTCGAATAATGTGACGTTGGATTTTGCAGCAACTATAGGGTGTATAGGCCTCAGCACAAAATAAGACCTAGCCCATCTATCCATTGTTTGGGGGGTCAGTAAGGTCACGTCTCGCCTGTAGACTACCCCGACCTTTTTCCATAGATTCGGTTTAGGTCTTTGTAGTCTGCTAATCCCATAAAGCTAGAAAGGTAGGGCACAAGTACGTGAGTCTTTAAGATTTTCCACATGTTCCTTAAATCTTGCAGAGAAtacaagggttaaaggggtttcccagggtATATTGTATATTGGGGACCTGATATCAGCGGTGGACCCACAGATGAGTTTGAGGCCCCAGGGCTTACAAGCGCTATAGCCTCTTCTCCAGTGCTGACGTCATGTTCATCGGTATCCTacaacagcagcagctcagtcccattcaagggtatggagcggagctgcaataccaattaTATCCTCAACACAGTAAAAAGCATTGGGCTAAATATTTAGTGAAGAGGGTCTAGTGCTCACCCAAACACTCTAACCTCTTAAACCAGCTTATTGGTAAGATCCCATGTTGGGCCCCAAATGAaatcacatattgataacctattcttagGGAAAGTCATCAATATGGAAGTCCtgtgaaacccctttaagaggctgcTGTGTTTGTGTGTAGTGGTTGTACTTGatcttgcagctcagccccattctcttgaatgggactgagctgttgcTCCATGTGACTAATGAACCTGTTATCATTGGCACAGGGAATTAGTTCATGAGCACAgtgacctcttaaaggggttgtcccatcacaaggatcctatctatactgcttgttaatgtggatgtaagacttttcctaaatacaatgcttcagcaaaactgctttgtttgtccactatcttactttattcagttcattgtggccacagcccttgacttatctgctcaaaagtcaagtgatgtatctgctgctctcaggggagagggaggaggggctaagtacacaggagcgagcctgtgtttctagctattcctgtgtctacaccacatgacctaggtcctgcattcagataggggagaggagctactttcatttctgaactgtcttctgttctcccaattatcaggctagctaattcagttgtgttcattatggcagagacaggcagtctctgtatgtaacacagaatggagttgctcctgcctgtacttcatagttccaatatgggtgggcggggctacacggtaattttggggtggagctaaacagcaggttgcatgtgaaaccccgcccaccaaatgacgcaagaaaccagcaagaaagattttacagcagtgaagactggtgagtatgcgacgtgggaatacccctttaagacagttGAGCCGTGAGGGTCCGAGGTGTTGGTCCACCATTGATCACCTATACATGAACAAAgtgatggaaaaccccttttttaTTCTCTGCTAATTTATTCCTTTGTGATGGGGCAGGCTTTTGGCAAGGGGGAAGACTTTGGGCAAGGGGGCAGGGCTTCATTATCAGTTTtgagggagaggctcctgctgcagcccccGTAGCCCGTTGTATCTCCTTATCGGGCATACCGAGCACAGACTACCTGCTGAGGGCATCAGCTATGCTTTACCACCATGCTCTCTAGCAATGATGGTGGAGACCCAATTCTAGGGGCGGGTGGTATTATCAAGAAAGATGAGACATGAGGTTCCTTTTTTCGACGAGACCCATTAGCTTTGATGGGAAGAATGTCTCACCATATCCTGCTCCTCTTTCGATCGACACCTTGATGGACCGCGCTGTAAGGCTATAGGACCTGTTTGGCGCCCTCGGTGTCTCTTGTACTTCGGATCCTTGTAACTGAAACCAGTGTAGACAGGACCTCAGATATATATCATGAATGACTTGCGTAGACGAAGAGGCCCCATGTTATTAGGTCTTTGTGCCTGAAAAGCATATGGACAGGGGTCTTCATATGAGGACAACTATAAGCAATGGAGTTCTATGCCCTATATCATTACTTATTACATGGTGATTCGTTACCGTGTGGCTCACTAATCAATCCGTCAGAACTATATTAGACGGGAGGAGATGGACACGATGACTTATTATCTTCATGATTAACTTGCAATCTAATGTTTAACAAAGAACCGCTCTGCAAAGCACCAGGGCAGGAATCTCTGGCTCTCGGTTCACTTGACCTTAACCATGTAATGTACAAAGTGACTACTTGAAGACACTTAAATAGAAATCTATGGGCCCCATGTAGAATGAAGTCCATGTACATGGTTCCCATACTCTAGCACATTCAAGCAAGCTTTAACAGCTGCTCGACCGGGTCCTCCACTAAGATTCATGGAAAGGAACAGGCCCTTAACTTATTTGACCAAAAGTCTGAGACATCTCAGCTGGGTTCCCAAGACAGCAGAAACTGATAGCTGATCTTAGATGGCAGAAGAGCCAAAGATCAGATGACAGCTTGGGTGGGCTCACTCGTCTCTGGTTCCATCATCCTATATCTCATCTTTCATTTCTGCTTACTCGTGATCATTTACATTAGTCCATAACCATGAAACCTGAAATGCAAAGGAGAAGTTGATATCCAAATATGTAGCTCAATGTTCTTGTAGGTTCTCCCGTCTTAAGATATGGGAAATAAGAGAGCAAAGATGGCTATGGACGTCCTATGAGTAGTTTTCTGAAGACCATGCTCTTCTCGATCTATGGCTGATACAAGGAAATGATACAGGTCTCATACAAACACGTTTCAGTTGTGGCCTTATAATTTGTGTTCCTATAACCACGGTTTAATCTTTGTACTGTGGGTCAATTCCTTCTGCTCCTTTTTACTGTCTTGTTGTCGACACTTTGAACATTTTCTGTAATGATTTCTAGGGAGGAATGAGAagaccgattttttttttttttttttttttttttttttttttttccttgcaatAGCCAATTGTTTGGACAAAAGCGGTTCCTCCCAACGAAAACCATACGATTCAGCCAGATAAACCCAACTAATCTATTTCACTTGACAATGGATGACAAGGACAGATCAACGACCTTGACATAAACATTAGACAATTGTTTGTTCCTCCAACTTTCCTATAGAAAGGCAGTGCTTATATCCCAGGAAAACAAAGGGTTGAATGGGTTAAAATGGAACTGACCTCAACCTAAGTGGACTGTCTGTATAAGATGGATCGTgtccagcttaaaggggttgtccggaaaTAGGACAAATCCCAGAGGAGGTTGGAGACGGTGTAACATATAAAAACCTAAAGCATACTCTCCTCTCCCCGGCACACTAGGGGGCCTGTGCATTATTGCTGGAAGTCCTTCACCGCACATGATCGTTGAGGCCCATCATTGGTGACCCGGTGACATACGTGAGTCCTTCCCAACGTGAGCGAGAGCTTAGCCAATAGGTTCTCAACCAGACACTGTGTCTGGGACAGTTCTTGTCCCTTGGTGCAGGGCCCTTTAAGAACACATACTGGATACAATAACAATACATTACCAATCTGTATTCAGATTATGACGCCAGGTCACAAGACGGAGCGAGATAGTAAACATGCCGCAGCTTGCATCTTATTTTTGTAAGTGAAATATGAAGTGAAAAACAGAGGCGTAAAATTACGGAGGAGGTTTTACAACACGATCCAAAAATATATCAAACAAATTCGTCAAGCCCTAGTCAATCGCTCATAGTATGTGTATATTCTATCAATTAGAGGGAGACTGGCAAGTCCGAAAtggctcccaaaccaataatagtatcACGTAGGGAccattaataggagcagaaacataccaagaagcaatgc
It contains:
- the UBTD1 gene encoding ubiquitin domain-containing protein 1 — protein: MGGCMGTPRTENQRAQSRASTTTRKRAGRNEPLKKERPRWKSDYPMTDGQLRSKRDEFWDTAPAFEGRKEIWDALKAAAYAVENNEHELAQAIVDGASITLPHGSLTECYDELGTRYQLPVYCLAPPINLIMERSEEDGTDTPEPASNNRREFPLKVRLSTGKDVKLNASMTDTIGHLKKQLHSVEVIEPCRQRWFFSGKLLTDRMKLQETKIQKDFVIQVIVNQPAEVQN